The following are encoded in a window of Lates calcarifer isolate ASB-BC8 linkage group LG20, TLL_Latcal_v3, whole genome shotgun sequence genomic DNA:
- the LOC108893211 gene encoding ras-related protein Rab-39B — translation METIWLYQFRLIVIGDSTVGKSCLIRRFTEGRFAQVSDPTVGVDFFSRLVEIEPGKRIKLQIWDTAGQERFRSITRAYYRNSVGGLLLFDITNRRSFQNVHNWLEEAQSHVQPHSIVFLLVGHKCDLEAQRQVTLQEAEKLAGAYGMRYVETSARDAINVEKAFVDLTRDIFDLVRSGDIKIQDGWEGVKSGFVPNTVHSSEEVTKGSRQCYC, via the exons ATGGAGACGATATGGCTTTATCAGTTTCGCCTGATCGTCATCGGGGATTCCACAGTCGGTAAGTCGTGTCTGATCCGGAGGTTCACAGAGGGCCGCTTCGCACAGGTGTCGGATCCCACCGTGGGGGTGGACTTCTTCTCCCGTCTGGTGGAAATAGAGCCAGGCAAGAGGATCAAACTTCAAATCTGGGACACTGCAGGACAGGAGAGGTTCAG GTCTATCACCAGAGCCTACTACCGCAATTCAGTGGGCGGACTCTTACTCTTCGACATCACAAACCGCAGATCCTTCCAGAACGTCCACAACTGGCTGGAGGAGGCCCAGAGCCATGTCCAGCCGCACAGCATCGTCTTCCTGCTGGTCGGTCACAAGTGTGACCTGGAGGCCCAGCGGCAGGTGACCCTGCAGGAGGCAGAGAAGCTGGCAGGAGCCTACGGGATGCGCTATGTGGAGACATCAGCACGAGACGCCATCAACGTTGAGAAG GCCTTCGTGGATTTGACGAGAGACATCTTTGACCTAGTGCGGAGCGGGGACATCAAGATCCAGGATGGCTGGGAGGGCGTCAAGAGTGGATTTGTTCCCAACACCGTCCATTCCTCTGAGGAGGTCACCAAGGGCAGCCGGCAGTGCTACTGCTGA